The Punica granatum isolate Tunisia-2019 chromosome 4, ASM765513v2, whole genome shotgun sequence genome has a window encoding:
- the LOC116205633 gene encoding anamorsin homolog, with product MAAENSLLALTDDVVLQTNEVLSLIRELGKDGFEECRPQIITQASSLSQLPLESSSIHVVVAICHSPEFLNDRLYEETSRVLKPGGTFMVQKPIGPDEGDIVKASSALERKLLLAGFTEAQGLQPKSLAKELEAVSHFVVKVTKPSWKVGTSFAIKKPLKGLPKVQIDDDDDLIDEDSLLTEEDLKKPQLPPGGDCEIGSTRKACKNCTCGRAEAEEKVEKLGLSMDQLNNPESACGSCGLGDAFRCSTCPYKGLPPFKLGQKVSLPQNFLAADI from the exons ATGGCAGCAGAGAATAGTCTGTTGGCTTTAACTGATGATGTCGTTCTTCAGACCAATGAAGTTTTGTCTTTGATAAGGGAGCTTGGAAAAGATGGATTTGAGGAATGTCGTCCTCAAATAATCACTCAAGCTTCTTCATTGA GTCAACTTCCTCTAGAGTCTTCTTCCATACACGTGGTTGTTGCAATATGTCACTCACCTGAATTTCTTAATGACCGGCTTTATGAAGAAACCTCAAGAGTTCTTAAGCCTGGTGGCACTTTTATGGTTCAAAAGCCCATCGGTCCTGATGAAGGTGATATAGTTAAG GCATCCTCTGCTCTTGAGCGTAAGTtgttgttggcgggttttacAGAAGCACAAGGTCTTCAACCGAAATCACTGGCCAAAGAGCTTGAGGCTGTCTCACATTTTGTG GTCAAGGTTACCAAGCCGTCTTGGAAAGTTGGGACATCTTTTGCTATAAAGAAGCCACTGAAAGGCTTGCCTAAAGTACAgatagatgatgatgatgatttgaTAGATGAAGACAGCCTACTGACTGAAGAGGATTTAAAGAAACCACAGCTTCCACCGG GTGGTGATTGTGAAATTGGAAGCACGAGGAAAGCTTGCAAGAACTGCACTTGTGGGAGGGCAGAGGCAGAGGAAAAAGTTGAAAAGCTGGGACTTTCCATGGATCAGCTGAACAATCCTGAATCTGCATGTGGCAGT TGTGGACTTGGAGATGCCTTCCGCTGTAGCACATGCCCCTACAAGGGTCTTCCACCATTCAAGCTTGGTCAAAAG GTCTCATTACCGCAAAACTTTCTCGCAGCCGATATTTGA